From one Gemmobacter sp. genomic stretch:
- a CDS encoding TfoX/Sxy family DNA transformation protein: MTGTPLTTINSIGPATAATMQRAGIPDAETLRALGADAAYRKQLDIGEKPHFIWYYVLVMALQGRPWNDCKGAEKVALRARFDQIVAEARAARLTRSDLLHPDLESALDLLGVVPRRG; encoded by the coding sequence ATGACCGGAACGCCCCTGACCACGATCAACAGCATCGGCCCTGCCACCGCTGCCACCATGCAGCGCGCGGGCATCCCCGATGCGGAAACGCTGCGCGCCCTTGGCGCCGATGCGGCCTACCGCAAGCAGCTGGACATTGGCGAAAAGCCGCATTTCATCTGGTATTACGTGCTGGTGATGGCCCTCCAGGGCCGTCCCTGGAACGATTGCAAGGGTGCCGAAAAGGTTGCCCTGCGCGCCCGGTTCGACCAGATCGTGGCCGAGGCCAGGGCCGCCCGCCTGACCCGCAGCGACCTGCTGCATCCCGATCTGGAAAGCGCGCTGGACCTGCTGGGCGTGGTGCCGCGGCGGGGGTGA
- a CDS encoding MBL fold metallo-hydrolase, with translation MIRPLICLAVTALPLLSAPAMAQDRIPSHCISLAQAPGLEVIHRAAFGDPLGKDRVRISFLHHAMFAIETPGGLTAVTDYTGFTGSSDHVPTVVTMNNSHSTHWTPAPDPRIPHVLPGWGTADYPTEHDLDLGEMRVRNVHTDARGGWEGGIRKNGNSIFVFETAGLCIGHLGHLHHEPDEAQYAALGRLDVVMVPVDGGYTMNVESMMKVIARLKSSVVLPMHWFSGHSLAIFLDGMKDSFDIVELEQNSIELGLHDLPRRPTIMVLPPELLRGSEPPVRRPASP, from the coding sequence ATGATCCGCCCGCTGATCTGCCTTGCCGTGACCGCCCTGCCCCTGCTGTCCGCCCCCGCCATGGCGCAGGACCGCATCCCCAGCCATTGCATCAGCCTGGCCCAGGCCCCGGGGCTGGAGGTGATCCACCGCGCGGCCTTTGGCGATCCGCTGGGCAAGGACCGGGTGCGCATCAGTTTTCTGCACCATGCGATGTTCGCCATCGAAACCCCGGGCGGCCTGACCGCCGTGACCGACTACACCGGCTTTACCGGCAGCAGCGACCATGTGCCCACCGTGGTCACCATGAACAATTCGCACAGCACCCACTGGACCCCGGCCCCTGATCCGCGCATTCCGCATGTGCTGCCCGGCTGGGGCACCGCCGATTATCCCACCGAACACGATCTGGACCTGGGCGAGATGCGGGTGCGCAACGTGCATACCGATGCCCGCGGCGGGTGGGAAGGCGGCATCCGCAAGAACGGCAATTCGATCTTTGTCTTTGAAACCGCAGGCCTGTGCATCGGCCATCTGGGCCACCTGCACCACGAACCCGACGAGGCGCAATATGCCGCGCTGGGGCGGCTGGATGTGGTGATGGTGCCGGTGGACGGCGGCTATACCATGAACGTCGAGTCGATGATGAAGGTGATCGCGCGGCTGAAATCCTCGGTCGTGCTGCCGATGCACTGGTTTTCCGGCCATTCTCTGGCGATCTTTCTGGATGGGATGAAGGACAGTTTCGACATTGTCGAACTGGAACAGAACAGCATCGAACTGGGCCTGCACGACCTGCCCCGCCGCCCCACCATCATGGTGCTGCCACCCGAACTGCTGCGCGGCAGCGAACCGCCCGTGCGGCGCCCTGCATCGCCATAG